CGAACGAGCGCGATCGGGAATTCCGCGAGGTAGCCGGGACTGAAACCGCCCATGGAGAACGACTTCTCACCGCCCGCATGTCGGGCCAGCCAATCATCGGATATGGCGGTCAAGTCCGGCATCACGGCGTGGACGGCCGCGCCCTGGATGACCTCGAAGGTAGCCCCCTCCTCGCCCGCCTTGCGCCAGGCGCGCCGCAGATTGCCGCGACGGCGACCCTCGACCGAGAATGTATCGAGCGGCACGGCGGCGGATTCGCCGACCTTCTGGATGGCGAACCCGAGCTCGACGACGTCGGGCAGATCCTCCGCCCCCAGGCCATAGAGGCCCGGCCGGGCGGCGTGGGCGTCGGCCAGTTCGCGGAAGCGCCAGAGCAGCTCCAGCCGCTCGTCGCGGCGGCCGACCGGCGGACCCAGTGCGATCCAGGAGCGGCTGCGCACGCCGAACATCAGAAAGCTTTCGCCAGAAGCCGAGAACAGGAACCGCTTGTCGCCAAGCAGGGCCAGGTTGGATCCCGGTTCAGCCCCTTGCGCCTTGGCCAGGATCGCGCGGACGCGATCGAATTCTGGATCGGTGTCGCCGACCACGGGCGGGGTCGCCGCCGAGGCGATCAGCCGCCAGACCCCGAAGGCGAAGAGCACCAGCGCCGCACCGATCCAGGCGCGCATGGCGCGCGCAGCGTCGGCGTCGACCATCACCCGCCACCAGGGCAAGGTCGCATAGTCGGCATGCTGGAAGGACCACAGGCCGATCAGGCCGGCGCCGACCACGCCGCAACCGGCCGAGAACAGCCAGCCTGGCGTGACCTCCATCCGGCTGAGGCGCGCGCTGCGGCCAAACGCGGCGCGGAACGGCGCAAGCAGGGCGGCGACGAGGCAGACGACGGCCGTCTCCTCCCAATTCAGCCCCTTGAGCACGGTCAGCAAGGCCGCCAGGAACAGAGCGCCCAAGGCGGCGATCCAGGCCGCGCCCAGGCGGGCTCGTAAACCGAAGGCGAGCATGACGAGGATCAGACCGACGACGCTGCTCAGGAAGTGGCTGGTCTCGATCAGGAAGATCGGGGCCACGTCGAGCAGGCGCATGAAGCGGTAAGGTTCCGACGGCGAAGCCCCGGAGGCCATCAGCATCACCCCGGTCGCAAGACAGAGTGTCGCGGCTGTCCAGGGCGCGACCGCGAAGGCGGCCGGCTTCAGCGCATTGAACGTTCGCATGCGGCGGCGGCTCTCGTGGTCGTCATTGCAATGGGGTTGCGCCATCCGAAGCCCCGCTGCAAGACCTGCGCCTTATGCGGGTCGGCTGGCTGTGTCGAAGACAAGAGCCGCAGTGGGGGGCGGGCATGTTCAACAAGCCGTTCGTGTTGCTGTGCCTGGCGATTTTCCTGGCCTGGGCCAACCAGTCGATTCTGACGCCGACAATCCCGCTCTATGTGACCGAACTCGGCGGCAGCGCATCCGTCGCGGGCCTGGCGCTCGCCACCTTCGCCGCGCCCAGCTTCATGGTGCGGCCTTGGTTGGGGCGCGTCGCCGACCGCATCGGCCTCGTCGCCATGTTGATGATCGGCCTGGCCGCCCTGCTGGTCGCCGGCGGCGTCCTGTTCGCGCCGTACCTGTGGGCGGTGTTCATCGCCTGCGCCATGCGCGGGGTCGCCTGGGCCGCGACGAACATCGGCGGCTATTCCTACCTGGCGCACGCCGCGCCCGCTGACCGCCGGGGCGAGGCCACGGGCTACTACACCAGCGTGGTCGGCCTGACCCAGACCCTCTGTCCCGCGATCGCGCTCTGGATGATCGCCGGTCACGGCGGGTTCACCGGTGTGTTCGTCGCCTCCGCGGCCTGTGCGGCGGCCTCCCTCGCGCCCGGCTGGGCGCTGCTGAAGCATGACCGTGCGGAGCGGGCGGCCAAGGCCGCCGCGGCGCCGGCTGTGGGCGACGCGCCTCCCGCCAAGGGCAAGGTGATGAACCGCGCCCTGTTGATCGCCATGATCCTGAACATCTGCCAGGGCCTGCCCACGCCAGCGATCACGGCCTTCCTGCCGCTCTTCGCGCGCAACGAAGGCCTCGGCAATGTCAGCGTCTATTACGTGCTGGCGGGCGTGCTGGCCGTCGTCATCCGGCCGTTGCTCGGCAAGCGTTCAGACACCCTGGGGCAAGGGCGCATCATCGCGGCGGGCCTGGCGGCGCAGATGGGCGGCTTTGCAATGATCTGGCTCAGCCATTCCTTGCCCATGGTGCTGACCGGGGCGGTCATCGCCTCGATCGGCCCCGCCTTGGTCAATTCGGCGACGACGACGCTCGCGATGGAAGCCGGACAAGCCCACCAGCGCGGGCGCACGATGGCGACCTTCTCAATGACCAATCAGATCGGCGTCGGGTTCGGGGCCATGATGGCCGGCGGCCTGACCGACCTGGTCGGCATCCGCAACATGTACCTGGGCCCGCTGCTGGTCACGATCGCCGGCCTCGGCGTCGTGGTCGCGGTCTGGCGCACCCTGCCTAAGGCCAGCCGGATCTAAAGCATGCTCAACAAGCCGTTCGTTCTCCTCTGCCTGGCGATCTTCCTGGCCTACGCCAACCAGTCGATCCTCGGGCCGACCATCCCGCTCTATGTCACCGAGCTAGGCGGCAGCGCCTCCGTCGCGGGCCTGGCGCTTCTGTCCTTTTCCGCCCCTAGCTTCCTGGTGCGGCCTTGGCTGGGCCGGGTCGCCGACCGCATCGGCCTGGTGGCCATGCTGGTGATCGGTCTCGCAAGCCTGCTGATCGCCGGCGGCGTCTTCTTCGTGCCCTATCTGTGGGCGGTGTTCGTGGTCTGCGTCATGCGCGGCGTGGCTTGGGCGGCGACGAATATCGGCGGCTATTCCTATCTGGCGCACGCCGCGCCGATCGATCGTCGGGGCGAGGCGACAGGCTATTACACGAGCGTCATCGGCCTGACCCAGACGATGTGTCCGGCCATAGCCCTCTGGATGATCGCCGGCCATGGCGGGTTCACCGGCGTGTTCGCCGCCTCCGCCGCCTTCGCCGCCCTGTCGCTCATCCCTGGCTATGCGCTCTTGAAGCACGACCGCGCCGAGCGCGCGGCCCAGGCCATCGCCAAGCCGGCGGCCGACGCGCCGCCAGCGGCGAAGGGCGGCGTGATCAACCGCGGCCTGCTGGTCGCGATGATCCTCAACATCTGCCAGGGCCTGCCGACACCGGCGATCACCGCGTTTTTGCCGCTCTTCGCGCGCGACGAGAAGATCGGCGACGTGGGGGTCTACTACATCATGGCGGGCGTTCTGGCGGTGGTGATCCGCCCATTGCTCGGCAAGCGGTCCGACACCCTTGGCCAAGGCCGGATCATAGCCGCGGGGTTGGCGGCTCAGATGACCGGCTTCGCGATCATCTGGTTCAGCCATTCCCTGCCGCTCGTCCTGGCCGGAGCGGTCATCGCCTCGATCGGTCCAGCTCTGGTCAATTCGGCGACGACCGCGCTCGCCATGGAAACCGGCGAGGCCCATCAGCGCGGTCGGACCATGGCGACCTTCTCAATGACCAACCAGATCGGCGTCGGCTTTGGCGCCGTGATGGCCGGCGGCCTGACGGATCTCATCGGCATCCGCAACATGTATCTGGGCCCACTCCTGGTCACGATCATGGGCTTGGCGGTGGTCGCCACAGTCTGGAAAACACTGCCGAAGCCGGGCCGCATCTAGTCCCGTGAGGTTGGACTTGCGCCCGGGTCAGCACACCGGCAAGAGCTAAGCCCTACAGTGGAAGGTTGGGCTCTGATCTCAGGGCGATGGCGGGGCCCGCGACATGTTCAACAAGCCGTTCGTCCTGCTCTGCGTCGCGGCCTTCCTGGCCTACGCCAACCAGTCGGTGCTGGGGCCCACCCTGCCCCTTTACGTCACGCAACTGGGCGGCAGCGCTTCGGTCGCGGGCCTCGCCCTCTTGGCCTTCTCCGCACCCAGCTTTCTCGTAAGGCCCTGGCTGGGTCGCACCGCCGACCGCATCGGCTTGGCGACGGTGATGCTGATCGGACTTGGTCTTCTGCTGATCGCCGGCGGCATCTTTTTCATTCCGTACCTGTGGGCGGTGTTCATCGCCTGCGCGGCCCGCGGCGTGGCCTGGGCTGCGATGAACATCGGCGGCTACTCCTATCTGGCGACCGCGGCTCCGCCGGATCGGCGCGGCGAGGCGACGGGCTACTACTTTGCAGTGCTGGGCTGCGCCCAGACGATCATGCCGGCGCTGGCGTTGTGGATGATCAATGGCCATGGCGGGTTCATGTGGGTCTTCGCGCTCTCCGCCGCCTTCGCCGCCATCTCCCTGCCGCCGGGCTGGGCGCTCTATAGGCACGACATGGCTGAGCGCGCCGCACGACCGCCGGTCATCCCGCCGGCGGCGCCCAGCGAGAAGCCCAAGGGGCCGCCATTCAATCGAGGCCTGATCGCGGCCATGCTTCTGAACATCTGCCAGGGCATCCCCCAACCGGCGCTCACCGCCTTCCTTCCGTTGTTCGCCCGTGACCAGCACCTGGGCGACGTCAGCGTGTTCTACGTCTTGGCTGGCATCCTGGCGGTTGTGCTGCGCCCCTTGCTGGGCCGGCGCTCCGACACCCTCGGCCAGGGACGGATCATCGCCGGCGGCCTGGCCGTCCAGGCGGCCGGTTACCTCATGGTCTGGCTCAGCCATTCGCTGCCGCTGGTCCTGACCGGCGCGGTCATCGCCTCCTTCGGCCCGGCGCTGATCAATTCGGCGACGACGACTCTCGCCATGGAGACCGCCGAACCGCATGAGCGCGGCAAGGTGATGGCGACGTTCTCCATGACCTTCCCGATCGGCGTGGGTGTCGGCTCGGTGATGGCGGGCGGCCTCGCCGACCTGATCGGGGTGCGCAACATGTACCTCGGGCCGCTGGCGGTCAGCCTGATCGGCCTGGGCATCGTGGCTTCGGTCTGGAAGACCCTGCCCAAGCCCCGGACGATCTAACTGGCGATCAGCTCTGCGCAGGGTCGAGTGACGCCGCCGCCGAGCGCGGAAAGCTCAGTTCGCAGACCAGGCCCTCCGGCCGCCAGTCAAAGGTGGTGCCGCCGCCGATCGGCCCTGACAGGGCGCGCTGCAGCATGGAGGCGCCGAGGCCGCGGCGAGTCGGCCGCACGACCGCCGGGCCGCCGCTCTCGCGCCATCGGATGACCACTCTGTCGCCGTCGCTGTCAGTCCAGCCGATATCGATCCGGCCGCCCGGCGCGGATAAGGCCCCGTACTTCGCCGCATTAGTCGCCAGTTCGTGCAGGGCCATGGCGATCCCTTGCGCGACAGCGGGACCGAGCGCCAGGTCAGGCCCGGAGATCAACGCGCGATTGGGATCGCCTAGGGTGAAGGGCGCGAGTTCCTCCTCAACCAGCTTGCGCAGATCTGCGCCTACCCAGCGGGTCCGCGACAACAACTGGTGGGCGCGCGAGAGCGCTGCGATCCGGCCGATAATGACCGCGCGCAGGGACTCGATCGTCGGCGCCTTCGACAAGGTGACCAAGCCTTGCACGACGGTAAGCAGGTTGTTGGCGCGGTGGTCGACCTCGGCGGCCAGCAGCCGCAGGCGCTCCTCGGCGCTCTTACGCTCCGTGATGTCGAGCACGACGCCCAGAGAGCCGACGGCCCGCCCGTCGGGGCCGATCCTGAATTCCGCGCGCCCGAGCAGCCAACGCACGGCGCCATCAGGATGGCGATAGCGCTGCTCGACCTCAAGGAACCGCTCACCCCGGGCCAAGGTCTGACGGATCAGGCTGCGGACCCGGCGATACTCCCCGGGATCAAACCGATCCTCAATCTCGGCTAGGGTGGGGGCGGCGTCGGCGGCGAACCCCAGCAGGCGGTTGAATTCAGGATTGGGAATGAGCGCGTCGCCCTCCACCTGCCAGATGGCCATGTGAGCGGCGGCCATGGCGAGCGATAGCCTGGACGCCGTGTCGCGCAGGGCCTGCTGTCCCTGCAAGGCGTCGGCGGTGCGCCCGGCCACCTGCGTGCGGAACGCCTCGGCGAAGACGACCATCGCGCCGGTTGTCGCCAAGTAAAGGACGAGCGTAATGGCGTCGGCGGCGTTGCGATCGAACAGGCTGAAGCGTGGCGCAAAGACCAGATACCAGACCAGCCCAGCGCCCAGCGCCATGGCGATGACGCCTGAACGCCAGCCAACCAGCAGCGTTGCGCCCAGCACCGCCGGATAGAGCAGCGCAAAGGGCGCGACACCGGGCGCGACCCGTTCCAGGCCTACCCGCAGCACAGCGGACGCGAGAACGACGGCCGCGGCGACGCACGCCTGGGCCCGGAGACCGGGAGAGCGGAACGACAAGGTGTTCGGCGAAGACATGGCCGATTTAAGCACAGTTTGCGGCCCTACGGCGACGGTTGCTCCACGCGGCGGGCTGATCCGCGGCGCCTGACAGCCAAGGTCAGCGACGGATTGTCCCACACAAGTCATGCCTTGGGTCGGGCTATATCTGTGGCGCCGCCGAACACGGTTCAGCCAATGTCGGCGGCCCCTCTACGACGACCTCGCGCCGGCGTCCGGCATGCGCTTGAAATATCACGGAAAACTAGACGATGGGCGAGGAAGCCTGGATAGCCGCGCAGAGCGCATGGTC
This is a stretch of genomic DNA from Phenylobacterium immobile (ATCC 35973). It encodes these proteins:
- a CDS encoding phosphatidylglycerol lysyltransferase domain-containing protein, with amino-acid sequence MRTFNALKPAAFAVAPWTAATLCLATGVMLMASGASPSEPYRFMRLLDVAPIFLIETSHFLSSVVGLILVMLAFGLRARLGAAWIAALGALFLAALLTVLKGLNWEETAVVCLVAALLAPFRAAFGRSARLSRMEVTPGWLFSAGCGVVGAGLIGLWSFQHADYATLPWWRVMVDADAARAMRAWIGAALVLFAFGVWRLIASAATPPVVGDTDPEFDRVRAILAKAQGAEPGSNLALLGDKRFLFSASGESFLMFGVRSRSWIALGPPVGRRDERLELLWRFRELADAHAARPGLYGLGAEDLPDVVELGFAIQKVGESAAVPLDTFSVEGRRRGNLRRAWRKAGEEGATFEVIQGAAVHAVMPDLTAISDDWLARHAGGEKSFSMGGFSPGYLAEFPIALVRIGGQPMAFATLWTTAERGSFSMDLMRYADAAPKNIMDYLFVELIAWGRDQGYQAFEFGMAPLAGLEDRPLAPIMSRVGRLLFERAEEIYNFQGVRRYKDKYDPLWQPRYVAAPRKWAIPILLADVGLLSSGGVAGLAKRPKKAETTELEQAA
- a CDS encoding MFS transporter produces the protein MFNKPFVLLCLAIFLAWANQSILTPTIPLYVTELGGSASVAGLALATFAAPSFMVRPWLGRVADRIGLVAMLMIGLAALLVAGGVLFAPYLWAVFIACAMRGVAWAATNIGGYSYLAHAAPADRRGEATGYYTSVVGLTQTLCPAIALWMIAGHGGFTGVFVASAACAAASLAPGWALLKHDRAERAAKAAAAPAVGDAPPAKGKVMNRALLIAMILNICQGLPTPAITAFLPLFARNEGLGNVSVYYVLAGVLAVVIRPLLGKRSDTLGQGRIIAAGLAAQMGGFAMIWLSHSLPMVLTGAVIASIGPALVNSATTTLAMEAGQAHQRGRTMATFSMTNQIGVGFGAMMAGGLTDLVGIRNMYLGPLLVTIAGLGVVVAVWRTLPKASRI
- a CDS encoding MFS transporter, with product MLNKPFVLLCLAIFLAYANQSILGPTIPLYVTELGGSASVAGLALLSFSAPSFLVRPWLGRVADRIGLVAMLVIGLASLLIAGGVFFVPYLWAVFVVCVMRGVAWAATNIGGYSYLAHAAPIDRRGEATGYYTSVIGLTQTMCPAIALWMIAGHGGFTGVFAASAAFAALSLIPGYALLKHDRAERAAQAIAKPAADAPPAAKGGVINRGLLVAMILNICQGLPTPAITAFLPLFARDEKIGDVGVYYIMAGVLAVVIRPLLGKRSDTLGQGRIIAAGLAAQMTGFAIIWFSHSLPLVLAGAVIASIGPALVNSATTALAMETGEAHQRGRTMATFSMTNQIGVGFGAVMAGGLTDLIGIRNMYLGPLLVTIMGLAVVATVWKTLPKPGRI
- a CDS encoding MFS transporter, whose product is MFNKPFVLLCVAAFLAYANQSVLGPTLPLYVTQLGGSASVAGLALLAFSAPSFLVRPWLGRTADRIGLATVMLIGLGLLLIAGGIFFIPYLWAVFIACAARGVAWAAMNIGGYSYLATAAPPDRRGEATGYYFAVLGCAQTIMPALALWMINGHGGFMWVFALSAAFAAISLPPGWALYRHDMAERAARPPVIPPAAPSEKPKGPPFNRGLIAAMLLNICQGIPQPALTAFLPLFARDQHLGDVSVFYVLAGILAVVLRPLLGRRSDTLGQGRIIAGGLAVQAAGYLMVWLSHSLPLVLTGAVIASFGPALINSATTTLAMETAEPHERGKVMATFSMTFPIGVGVGSVMAGGLADLIGVRNMYLGPLAVSLIGLGIVASVWKTLPKPRTI
- a CDS encoding HWE histidine kinase domain-containing protein codes for the protein MSSPNTLSFRSPGLRAQACVAAAVVLASAVLRVGLERVAPGVAPFALLYPAVLGATLLVGWRSGVIAMALGAGLVWYLVFAPRFSLFDRNAADAITLVLYLATTGAMVVFAEAFRTQVAGRTADALQGQQALRDTASRLSLAMAAAHMAIWQVEGDALIPNPEFNRLLGFAADAAPTLAEIEDRFDPGEYRRVRSLIRQTLARGERFLEVEQRYRHPDGAVRWLLGRAEFRIGPDGRAVGSLGVVLDITERKSAEERLRLLAAEVDHRANNLLTVVQGLVTLSKAPTIESLRAVIIGRIAALSRAHQLLSRTRWVGADLRKLVEEELAPFTLGDPNRALISGPDLALGPAVAQGIAMALHELATNAAKYGALSAPGGRIDIGWTDSDGDRVVIRWRESGGPAVVRPTRRGLGASMLQRALSGPIGGGTTFDWRPEGLVCELSFPRSAAASLDPAQS